The Actinomycetota bacterium genome contains a region encoding:
- a CDS encoding alkaline phosphatase family protein — protein sequence MTSSALPDAPGEVCLSQILPSVAAALGVRGYTDVIAIGEPQHVICCLIDGLGAEQLRDFASSAPVLASMSGPRAATTIPSTTPVALGSFGTGEMPGAHGLVGASFWVPEFEDVLVPLHWASGIPALAIQPEPTMLELMAGAGIHVTTVAPEAYRNSGLTRAVLRGGAYEAAEDAVQRVRGVLAATATSLRSFTYVYWPELDRIGHEFGVGSKEWLQALVRVDQLVEALRSTLPRNSAMIVTSDHGMVNCNTRVAVDVGSEFTDGVWLVAGEPRARHVYAKPGQATQVALRWQQALGDKAQVVEKEELLSSGVMGLTIDEIAERIGDVIVFARSDVALTAALDKTVSALKGQHGSISSDEWEIPCLVTQI from the coding sequence TTGACGAGTAGCGCCCTGCCGGACGCGCCTGGCGAAGTCTGCCTGTCGCAGATCCTGCCCTCTGTTGCTGCTGCCCTTGGCGTACGCGGATATACCGATGTCATAGCGATAGGTGAGCCGCAACACGTCATCTGCTGCTTGATTGACGGACTTGGCGCAGAGCAATTGCGTGACTTCGCATCAAGTGCTCCGGTACTGGCTTCGATGAGTGGTCCACGAGCAGCCACCACGATCCCCTCGACAACGCCTGTGGCGCTCGGCTCCTTTGGCACCGGGGAGATGCCTGGAGCCCATGGGCTTGTGGGAGCCTCGTTCTGGGTCCCCGAGTTTGAGGATGTCCTGGTGCCGCTGCACTGGGCGTCTGGCATTCCAGCCCTTGCCATCCAGCCCGAGCCAACAATGCTGGAGTTGATGGCCGGCGCTGGTATTCATGTCACCACGGTGGCACCGGAGGCCTATCGCAACAGTGGACTGACACGGGCGGTCCTGCGCGGAGGGGCATACGAGGCTGCCGAGGACGCCGTCCAGCGGGTGCGAGGCGTGCTGGCGGCGACTGCCACGAGCCTTCGATCCTTCACCTACGTGTACTGGCCCGAACTCGATCGAATTGGCCACGAGTTTGGCGTAGGGAGCAAGGAGTGGCTCCAGGCACTCGTGCGAGTGGATCAACTCGTGGAAGCGCTGCGCAGCACACTGCCGCGCAATTCGGCGATGATCGTGACTTCAGACCACGGAATGGTCAATTGCAATACCCGCGTGGCCGTTGACGTGGGATCAGAATTCACCGACGGCGTCTGGCTGGTTGCGGGTGAACCACGTGCCAGGCACGTCTACGCAAAGCCTGGGCAAGCCACACAAGTGGCTCTTCGCTGGCAGCAGGCCCTCGGAGACAAGGCGCAAGTTGTCGAGAAGGAAGAACTGCTCTCCAGCGGAGTGATGGGTCTGACAATCGATGAAATCGCTGAACGCATCGGCGATGTCATCGTCTTCGCGCGATCCGATGTCGCGCTGACGGCCGCCTTGGACAAGACAGTCTCTGCGCTCAAGGGTCAGCACGGCTCGATCAGCAGTGACGAGTGGGAGATTCCGTGCTTGGTGACGCAGATCTGA
- a CDS encoding DUF5998 family protein, which yields MSNLDQRLRTDIQRSGYYPDLVADALDTALAGESLQAYLVHHEATFDHDELRRHVTVLALTPTRLIVGHTDEHPADEHHPVSFATASTEAVRLERVDSVVVTRVVSEPATHLPGGGAAEVVITIGWGAVSRIELEPASCGDPQCEADHGYTGTSSNDDLSVRVSQVADGADVVEQALAFASALSQATAARLR from the coding sequence GTGTCCAATCTTGATCAACGCCTGCGCACAGATATTCAGCGAAGTGGCTATTACCCCGACCTGGTTGCCGACGCCCTAGACACGGCTCTGGCAGGTGAGTCACTGCAGGCCTATCTCGTGCATCACGAAGCGACTTTTGATCACGATGAACTGCGTCGTCATGTCACCGTGCTTGCGCTCACCCCGACGCGGTTGATCGTGGGACACACTGACGAGCATCCAGCAGATGAGCATCACCCGGTCTCCTTCGCCACTGCTTCTACTGAGGCGGTCCGTTTGGAACGGGTCGATTCAGTCGTGGTCACTCGGGTTGTGAGCGAGCCAGCGACGCACCTTCCCGGTGGCGGTGCCGCCGAAGTTGTCATCACCATCGGCTGGGGAGCGGTGTCGCGCATTGAACTCGAACCAGCCAGCTGTGGTGATCCTCAATGCGAGGCTGACCATGGCTACACGGGCACGTCCAGCAACGACGATCTGTCTGTTCGCGTGTCACAGGTGGCAGACGGAGCCGATGTAGTCGAGCAGGCCCTGGCCTTTGCTTCTGCGCTGTCACAGGCAACGGCTGCGCGACTGCGTTGA
- a CDS encoding GNAT family N-acetyltransferase: MAEYPIEWEADVVLSNGRPVHLRPITPGDVERLQEFHQSLSPETIYFRFFTTKPSLSDRELHHFTHVDYVDRVAFVAIVNDEIIGVGRYDRVNESDAEIAFNIRDEYQGRGLGSVFLEHLAAAARDRGISRFVAEVLPENRKMINTFKEAGYTIAQRYEDHVLAISFAVASTEQSRAVSLAREHRAEARSVQLLMTPTSVAVIGASDRPNNVGRQLVGNLIQGGYKGQIIPVHPTSPSVLGLECRTTLRDVGHVDLAIVAVPARQVAAAVADAALAGISGLIVVSRGFGDGGADGKRLQANLLAFCRAHGIRLVGPNALGLINTDPNASMNASLAPSMPSDGSIGFFSQSGALGGSILSRLEQRGLGLSAFVSAGNRADVSGNDLLQYWESDERTRTILLYLESFGNPRKFARLVRRISATKPVLMVQIGGAGLNLPSGHRAERTRLSQHAIDDILQASGPIVLDSIDEMLNLAGVLGSQPLPAGTGIAVVGNSEALMVLAGNAAHRIGCDLAAGPITLPTVQDPEGYRSAVRTVLEEDRVDALLLIHTPGTSGSRDREIREMMLEEGRAVAKPVLAVMQDSNSSFRIADGVPTFLDVEHAISALGSLQSFEHWRETLADDPEPPQSVDVGAIEAIIASALQRGEQHLSDRDARALLAAAGLPLQAIPAAGLVGRGCTLTLVVDPQFGPVCGVGVADPIASVLDDIVYRLAPMHPNHAADAVASMRAFPLVGGEQLSSAYTDYLYHLSWLPEWAPEISLVSLADLRFVGDQRSASVSITLDPNPQVFDPRMRRMAG, translated from the coding sequence ATGGCGGAATACCCGATTGAGTGGGAAGCCGATGTCGTGCTGTCCAACGGGCGTCCCGTGCACCTGCGTCCGATCACACCGGGCGACGTCGAACGCCTGCAGGAATTTCACCAGAGCCTGTCTCCCGAGACGATCTACTTTCGCTTCTTCACAACCAAGCCCTCCCTGTCCGATCGTGAGCTCCACCACTTCACGCATGTGGACTACGTGGATCGGGTGGCCTTTGTGGCGATCGTCAATGACGAGATTATCGGCGTGGGTCGCTACGACCGCGTCAACGAAAGTGATGCGGAGATCGCCTTCAATATTCGCGATGAATACCAAGGTCGCGGTCTTGGGTCGGTGTTCCTTGAGCACCTCGCAGCAGCCGCTCGTGACCGCGGGATATCTCGCTTTGTTGCCGAAGTGCTGCCAGAGAACCGCAAGATGATCAACACGTTCAAGGAGGCCGGCTACACGATTGCTCAGCGCTATGAGGATCACGTACTGGCGATCAGTTTCGCTGTGGCATCAACGGAGCAAAGCAGAGCCGTCTCGCTGGCGCGCGAGCACCGGGCCGAAGCACGCAGCGTGCAATTGCTGATGACTCCCACTTCAGTTGCTGTCATCGGCGCTTCTGATCGACCGAACAATGTAGGTCGCCAATTGGTCGGCAACTTGATCCAAGGCGGTTACAAGGGCCAGATCATCCCGGTGCATCCCACCTCGCCATCTGTTCTTGGCCTTGAGTGCCGCACCACCTTGCGCGATGTTGGGCATGTTGATCTGGCAATCGTGGCCGTTCCGGCTCGCCAGGTTGCGGCAGCTGTGGCCGATGCGGCTCTGGCTGGAATCTCTGGACTCATCGTTGTGAGTCGTGGCTTTGGCGATGGGGGTGCCGATGGCAAGCGCCTTCAGGCCAATCTCCTGGCCTTCTGCCGCGCACACGGGATTCGATTGGTGGGGCCGAATGCACTTGGCCTCATCAACACGGATCCGAACGCCAGCATGAATGCCTCGCTGGCGCCGTCCATGCCCAGTGATGGGTCCATTGGCTTCTTCAGTCAGTCCGGAGCTTTGGGCGGATCAATCCTGAGCCGGCTCGAGCAGCGTGGACTCGGGCTCAGTGCCTTCGTCTCGGCTGGGAATCGAGCCGACGTGTCTGGCAACGACCTTCTGCAGTACTGGGAGTCAGATGAACGCACCCGCACGATTCTTCTGTATCTGGAGAGCTTTGGTAATCCACGAAAGTTCGCCCGTCTCGTTCGTCGAATATCTGCGACCAAGCCAGTGCTGATGGTGCAGATCGGTGGCGCTGGCCTCAATCTGCCTTCGGGGCACCGTGCAGAACGAACTCGGTTGAGCCAGCATGCAATCGACGACATCCTGCAGGCATCTGGCCCGATCGTGCTTGACTCCATTGACGAGATGCTGAATCTGGCTGGTGTTCTGGGCAGCCAACCCCTGCCAGCAGGCACGGGTATCGCAGTTGTCGGCAACAGCGAGGCGCTCATGGTGCTGGCAGGCAATGCCGCGCATCGCATCGGATGCGACTTGGCGGCGGGTCCGATCACCTTGCCAACAGTGCAGGACCCTGAGGGCTATCGGTCGGCCGTGCGCACAGTGCTGGAAGAGGATCGGGTAGATGCGCTGCTCCTGATCCACACGCCAGGTACCAGCGGGAGTCGCGATCGAGAGATCCGCGAAATGATGCTCGAAGAAGGTCGAGCCGTGGCAAAGCCGGTGCTTGCAGTCATGCAGGACTCCAACTCAAGCTTCCGCATTGCCGACGGTGTGCCGACCTTCCTGGATGTCGAACACGCCATCAGTGCACTTGGCTCCCTGCAGAGTTTTGAGCATTGGCGCGAGACCTTGGCCGATGATCCGGAGCCACCGCAGTCGGTGGATGTGGGAGCAATTGAGGCCATTATCGCCTCGGCTCTGCAACGGGGCGAGCAGCATCTTTCTGATCGCGATGCCCGCGCACTTCTGGCTGCCGCAGGTTTGCCCCTGCAGGCGATTCCGGCCGCTGGACTGGTCGGGCGAGGCTGCACTTTGACTCTGGTGGTGGATCCGCAATTTGGGCCTGTCTGCGGAGTTGGCGTCGCAGATCCGATTGCTTCGGTTCTGGACGACATTGTCTATCGTCTGGCTCCCATGCACCCCAATCACGCGGCCGATGCTGTTGCGTCGATGCGCGCGTTTCCGCTAGTCGGTGGAGAACAGCTTTCTTCTGCTTATACGGACTACCTCTACCATTTGAGCTGGCTGCCTGAGTGGGCTCCGGAGATCTCGTTGGTGAGTCTGGCCGATCTGCGCTTCGTCGGCGATCAGCGTTCAGCATCTGTTTCAATTACCTTGGATCCGAATCCGCAGGTCTTCGACCCACGCATGCGTCGCATGGCAGGATGA